A window of the Lactuca sativa cultivar Salinas chromosome 7, Lsat_Salinas_v11, whole genome shotgun sequence genome harbors these coding sequences:
- the LOC111896697 gene encoding protein CURVATURE THYLAKOID 1B, chloroplastic yields MATTAHSISTTIIDGKAPPRPSAAPASSQCVTLPSLPPPPLKQQNRAWKATGYCRKLARNVAAMATGEAAPAEAVSTEFPELIKPIQEAWDKVEDKYAVTSLAVAGVVFLWGSAGMISAIDRLPLVPGVLELVGIGCTGWFAYKNLVFKPDREALIEKVKCTYKDIIGTS; encoded by the exons ATGGCAACCACCGCACATTCAATTTCCACCACCATTATTGACGGCAAGGCTCCTCCACGACCATCAGCTGCCCCTGCATCCTCCCAGTGTGTCACGCTTCCATCTCTCCCACCCCCACCTCTCAAGCAGCAGAACCGTGCTTGGAAGGCAACTGGCTATT GTCGAAAGTTAGCACGGAATGTTGCTGCCATGGCCACTGGAGAGGCAGCACCTGCTGAGGCTGTCTCAACCGAATTTCCAGAGCTCATCAAACCAATCCAAGAGGCA TGGGACAAAGTTGAAGATAAATATGCAGTGACTTCTCTTGCTGTGGCCGGAGTTGTATTTCTTTGGGGCTCCGCAGGAATGATCTCG GCAATAGATAGGCTTCCATTAGTTCCAGGAGTTCTGGAGCTTGTTGGAATCGGTTGTACTGGA TGGTTTGCTTACAAGAACCTGGTCTTTAAACCTGATAG GGAAGCATTAATTGAAAAGGTTAAATGCACATATAAAGACATTATTGGGACCAGTTGA